From a single Cyprinus carpio isolate SPL01 chromosome A3, ASM1834038v1, whole genome shotgun sequence genomic region:
- the cacng1b gene encoding voltage-dependent calcium channel gamma-1 subunit — translation MLEDKKTKVKITFLVILVGISSMLAAVVTDHWAVLSPRVERLNTTCEAAHFGLWRLCKKSIFIVEEDPQGKGCGPISLPGVKNCSYFKHFTSGEEAEVFEVKTQKEYNISAAAIAIFSLAFMTLGSLCLLGAFGKGRDYLLRPAGMFFAFAGLCIVISVEIMRQSVKRMIDSDETIWIEYYYSWSFACACAAFTLLFLSGISLLIISMPHMPRNPWETCMDAEPEPID, via the exons ATGCTGGAGGACAAGAAGACCAAGGTGAAGATCACCTTCCTGGTTATCTTGGTGGGCATCTCATCCATGTTGGCGGCAGTGGTGACGGACCACTGGGCGGTGCTGAGTCCCAGGGTGGAGCGGCTCAACACCACCTGCGAAGCGGCCCATTTCGGACTCTGGAGGCTGTGTAAAAAGAGTATCTTCATTGTGGAGGAAGACCCCCAGGGCAAAGGCTGTGGCCCTATCAGCCTGCCAGGAG TCAAGAACTGCTCCTACTTCAAACACTTCACATCAGGGGAAGAGGCTGAAGTTTTTGAAGTAAAGACTCAGAAAG AGTACAACATCTCAGCTGCTGCCATAGCCATCTTCAGTTTGGCCTTCATGACCCTGGGCAGTCTCTGCCTCCTGGGGGCTTTTGGGAAGGGCAGAGACTACCTGCTGAGACCAGCTGGCATGTTCTTTGCTTTTGCAG GTCTGTGCATCGTCATCTCGGTGGAGATCATGAGGCAGTCGGTCAAACGCATGATTGACAGCGACGAGACCATATGGATCGAGTACTACTATTCGTGGTCCTTCGCTTGCGCCTGCGCCGCCTtcaccctcctcttcctcagcgGAATCAGCCTCCTCATCATCTCCATGCCACACATGCCCAGAAACCCCTGGGAGACCTGCATGGACGCCGAACCAGAACCCATAGACTAG